A genomic window from Betaproteobacteria bacterium includes:
- a CDS encoding hybrid sensor histidine kinase/response regulator, with product GSALLAKLIDVNPKGAASFWMIGAVKDKHAFTPMLAELASMGVQWGIVLGVLAVSAALLMADLLNKPLLALSDTARRVRDGDHAARPPAGRGDEIGDLARSFNAMLDSVQQRDQSLNDARERAEAQTRAKLEFFANIGPGIRGPLQGTLGTLEMRSRTELNAEQRGFLRTGTGSAEALDKVLNDVLDYSQTEAGRLSAEHAVLDLRRLVEEFSTSFAHRAEEKKLGFQKFVPSEIPAQVLGDATRIRRVLAHLLGNAIRFTQRGEVSLALHARAEPGGRYIIRFGIKDTGIGMTDEERLNFLSPRAALALPNNDGRGLWTLVCRRLIQSMKGEMGIDSKPGRGSTFWFEIPVRSADTSAPMTPRGEVRGMVVPASLIKP from the coding sequence TGGGCTCGGCGCTACTGGCTAAGCTGATCGATGTCAATCCAAAGGGCGCGGCGAGCTTCTGGATGATTGGTGCGGTCAAGGATAAGCATGCGTTCACTCCGATGCTGGCGGAGCTGGCCAGCATGGGCGTGCAGTGGGGCATCGTTCTAGGAGTGCTCGCGGTCAGCGCTGCTTTGCTCATGGCCGATCTCCTCAACAAACCTCTCCTAGCCTTGTCCGACACGGCGCGGCGCGTACGCGATGGCGACCATGCCGCTCGGCCCCCCGCGGGCCGCGGCGACGAAATTGGCGATCTGGCGCGCTCCTTCAACGCCATGCTGGATTCGGTACAACAACGTGACCAATCCCTCAACGATGCCCGCGAACGTGCCGAAGCACAGACGCGCGCGAAGCTGGAATTCTTCGCGAACATCGGTCCCGGCATACGTGGGCCGTTGCAGGGCACTCTCGGCACGCTGGAGATGCGCTCTCGAACGGAATTGAACGCGGAACAACGCGGTTTCCTGCGCACGGGTACCGGTTCGGCGGAAGCGCTCGATAAAGTGCTGAACGATGTGCTCGATTATTCTCAGACGGAAGCCGGAAGACTTTCCGCCGAACACGCGGTGTTGGACCTGCGGCGGCTCGTGGAGGAATTCTCCACCTCATTCGCGCACCGGGCCGAGGAGAAGAAGCTCGGGTTCCAAAAATTTGTCCCATCGGAAATTCCCGCGCAAGTGCTGGGGGACGCCACTCGCATTAGGCGGGTGCTGGCGCATCTTCTAGGGAACGCCATCCGGTTCACGCAGCGCGGGGAAGTCTCCCTGGCGTTGCACGCGCGCGCGGAGCCCGGCGGCCGTTACATCATTCGGTTCGGCATCAAGGATACCGGCATTGGCATGACTGACGAGGAACGCCTGAATTTTCTCTCCCCCCGTGCCGCCTTGGCGTTGCCCAACAACGATGGCCGGGGTTTATGGACGCTCGTTTGCCGCCGCTTAATCCAATCAATGAAAGGCGAAATGGGTATCGACAGTAAGCCCGGGCGGGGCAGCACATTCTGGTTTGAAATACCGGTTCGTAGCGCGGATACGAGTGCGCCCATGACACCTCGGGGCGAGGTCCGTGGCATGGTAGTCCCGGCGAGCCTCATAAAGCCATAG